From the Argentina anserina chromosome 3, drPotAnse1.1, whole genome shotgun sequence genome, the window TTTTCTATCTGATCAAGTTTATTGATCAAGGTTTATCCTATGTATTTGCTGCTATTTTTTAATGCATCAATGCTCTTTCTTACACAAAACAGAGAATTTATCTACTTAGATCTTTCATCTTTGGATCACTTTAATCTGATTTTGGTCCctttgtttttaaaaaaaatttgttctcCAGTGCCTGTCTTGATGTTCAATGGGTCTCTTAGACTTTGAGTTGATGGTTTGCAAAACTGGAATCACTAACCTTTGGTTTCTGTGACTATTGAGGCGAATTTtaggtttatatatatatatatatatataatttttcaacTTCAGACGTCTGCACCATGTGGATTCGGCGATTCTGGCAACGATGACGCTCTTATTTGTACCGGCCGGAGTTGCAACGCTTGGCCACACCGGTCGgaatctcaaaatttcaagtttttggGCACCGTGCAGAAATTTTAAGTTTCTGGGCACTCACAGGAGtgccggggggggggggagtatGGCCAGCACTATCCGCGTTGCCGGAATCGCCGAATGCACACTGCGGATGTCCgcatttgagaaaaaaattatttatatatatatatatattatttttcacaAAATTAACCTTCAAGTTGATCTGCTGAGCTAAAAAGAACATtcagttccaattttagttcGAATAAGCGTGGAAACTGGAAAGCATAAGCTTAGTGTTCTTCACCTAAAATCCCCCCCACCACTTCATTTCTTCAAGGTTCCTGTCTCAGAGTAGGGGCTCTGTCgaacttcacaatgtgctcaaaatgaaaacaacatGGGGAGCAAAACCTTGGGATCAACTGTGCACCTTCCACCGGCGATAGAAATGCTATTAGCAATCCAAACTTGGAAATGTTGAAAACATTCAGTACTGTTTTTTTGTGCTTTCCAAGTGCTTCTTGCATGATATTATTTACACAAACTTTCACACCCCAATGAAAACAGCATAATCTGAGCTTTTATATAAAGATTGGCCGAGTTTTCCTAGATTTGATCACACTGACTAGTGTAGTAAAAGAATCAGTGTTATCTGTCCGGGTGATCTTTGAAGGCTATACCATATATTGACGAATGAAATCGCTGGAAGGCTTAgtaattacaatttacaagtcACTGGTACTGCTGCCAATGCCACCtgcaaaatatatatgcattgctACAAGTTCCAAGGGAGTTTACTACCAACTCTCGGCTCATCCATATTACTTTCAAGTGTGTCCGTAAACTTGGGAatacaaattacaaaaaagTTGAAATGCTTACAGGAAGCAAGTGCATACATTTTAATCATCTGcatcaaactcaaactcttcAACCTTTTGCCCAAATCCCTTAGGCCCAGCTCTGGCTCTCagtctcttcttctttccacCCTTCTTCTTGTTAGCTTCCTCTTCTTTCTCAAGGCTCTCTCTTTCCCTCTTCTGCAAGAAATCCGTCACACCTAGGTACACCACCTGAATTCCAAAGCCACCCAAATTCACAAAACTTTCAGTAATCTAAGCACATGAATATGGTCTAATTGAGAAGGCAAAACAAGTATTCTGAGTTTACCCCAATAGTGAGAATGGTGAGACCAACAAATGCAACAAATAGGAGAACAGAAATGGCAACAGAGACACCATCATCACTAGTGGTAGCCACTATCTGCTCTGTGGTCTCAATTGGGATGGCTTCTGAAGCCACCACAGATTCAACTGAGGCTGCATAGGTTCTCCAAACTGGGGTGCTTCTTTGGTTGATTTTATCATGTGGGTGGTGGAAAGTTAAGGTCTTTTTGGTTGAAATATTGGTTTGTGAGGGGAAAGGCAGAGAATTCGGTTTCTGGGTTCTGGGAACTTGGTAGTGGTGTGGTTTGAGAACTGAGGGAAAAGTTGATGGGGATAGAGATATGGATGTGGTAGCCATTCCCATTTTGCTACCACTTGGTATCTCTTTCTAAGCCTCTGTTAATGGTTGAGGGGCTAAACTCTTGTGTACTAGTCTAGGCTGTCTAGCACACCATTGTAATGTGTTGTTCTGTACTGTTCTAATTTCTGGTGGAAAATGAATCATGAAAGGCCTGTACTCTCTGTAGCATAACAAAGTCCACTAGTGGAGGAGGATTGGGTCATATTATTGTGAAAATTTACAGGCCTAAGGTTTTCCCAAAGGATGAGGCTCATGTACCGTTTTGGTTTGTGTTCATATTGGTGAGCCGTGATCTGGTTAGTTAATTAGACTCAGTATCCAGGCTAGCTGACACTATTGAAAATTATGGATTCAAAATCACACTGAGATTAGTGACATACATAAAGGTGGGGTGGCTTGAGGCTTCCTCATCCCCTTGGCGAGGAGTGGTTCTTGCCGCTCTCAGTATCCATGGACCATGGTCGAGACTATTGGGCTATTTAATCCCATGTCTCTTAGTGCTACACTCTGTTTTAAACTTGTAATACACTAAGAATAAATCAGGTTATGTAGTTGGAGCAACCATTTGGTCATATCGAATCGACGAAAATAAGATAATATGGTGAAGTATTCATTTTTGAAATTATCACGTCAGAAATATCTTATACTATGCAAACGAGTGTTTACAAACCATTACATTATATTGTGGTAaggaaattgaaacaagacacaaattttgataaaagtTGTGACATGTGCACCCATTCAAAAGGTCGATCATTTTACAAAGCTACAATGAAGCTAGTATCCCTATATACAATTGCATTGattctcttttccaatcaATCCTTGGTAAGAAAGATGGATAGGGATGtccaaaataatgaaaattttatttgtaccGTCATGAATGcagaaataagaaaataaaagtgaTGTGATAGTCACCTAATTATATCAATGTTATAGCCCTATGAACAATAAGTGACATATAACCCATATTTTTGGTGAGTAGTGACATATAACCTCACACGTGTGTAGCATGTGACAACTAACATCACCTAACCCTATGGTACTTAGTCTCCTCCACTGTTCCAGACCGTACATTTATTCATACAAGATCTTTGCTAATCCTGCGGCTCCTAAAAGCCTGCACCATAGAAGCCCATAAAGTACCCAACCAGATCCTCCACATTAAACTCCAGCTGTTCACCaacatctctctctcaccaTTGGTCCACCCACTTGTTATAAAGCACCCAAGTAAACACCCCCATTTCCAAAAGTCGGTACTTTtttaacaacaaaattattCACTCAAACATCAAATTACCAAAACACCCTTATAAAAGCGTCACCCCCTTCGCTGACATGGACACCTCCATCGAATGACACACCTTTATTAGATCCTCATCCCCACCCACGGGCCTTCCCGTCATTTCCTCTTCGGATAAACCACACTCAGAGAGCGGAGCTACTGAGACGTGTAACCACTCACGCAGCGAGTGGAGGCTCGAATCGAAGGGCTGCGAGTGGGGCTGTGGGGGTGATAGATATTTTGAAACAAAAGATCAGATTTTTGGCTAAGTCCGTCCACGTCGGCCAGAGATATTTGCACTTTTTCCAGGCTTTCCCATCACAAAGTGCAAAAAGTAAAAAACTTAATTTCTAATTTcctctcattttttttctctcctcCACCTTGTTCTTCTCAGTCTTCATTTCAGCCCTGAATTTTCTCTCCAATCGGATCTCGATCCCGACACGGATCCGAATCGTTGACCCGAACAACCCGACCTCGCTGATGGtgataagaaattaaaaagagagagagagagagataaagaGGAGTGAGTCTTGGGATGGGCGAGGAGGTGAGGATGAGCCAGTACGAGGGAGGCGACGAGGAGAGAGTCTCCGAGTGGGAGTCCGGGCTTCCGACGGCGGATGATTTGACTCCGCTCTCTCAGCCTTTGATTCCGGCGGAGCTGGCCTCGGCGTTCAGCATCTCGCCGGAGCCGTGCCGGACGGCGGTGGACGTCAACCGCGCGTCGCAGAAGACGGTGTCGACGCTGCGCGGGTCCAACTCGCAGGCGTACTCGTCCAACTACAAGTCGTTCGATGAGAACAACAACAACCGGAGCGACGAGCCGAtggtggtggaggtggaggACACGGAGGAGCCGTACGGCGGCGGGGAGGGATCCGATTCGAGGAAGTCGAGGAAGGTGGACAGCCCCGAGGAGGCGGACTCGGCGCTCCGGATCGAGAATTCCTCCGGCGGCGGCGGAGAGGACCCGTCGGGGAGGGCGGTGAAGCGGCCTCGGCTGGTGTGGACGCCGCAGCTGCACAAGCGGTTCGTGGAGGTGGTGGCCCACCTGGGGATCAAGAACGCGGTTCCCAAGACGATTATGCAGCTGATGAACGTGGAAGGATTGACTCGAGAGAATGTGGCCAGTCACTTGCAGAAGTACCGCCTCTACTTGAAGAGGATGCAGGGCCTTTCCAACGAGGGGCCCTCCTCGTCCGACCCGCTCTTCGCCTCCACTCCGGTGCCGCAGAGCCTGCACGAGTCGTCCGGCGGCGGGTCGGCTCAGGGTCATGCGCATGGAAATGGACACATGCCCATTTCGATCCCCATGCCCTACCCGCCACCGGGTGCCATGATGGCTATGCCGAGTTACATGGGCATGCCCGGTGGGTACCATGGGTTCGAGTCGCACCCTTCGTATAATATGATGCAGCAGCACAAGTATGGTGGCATGGTGCCGTACCCACCCCATGTCGCTCCTAATGAGAAATGAAGCAGTCTTGCACATTATATTCAGGTATGTTACTTTCTTAAGCTGTTATCTTGCTCCAAATTATTGCTGTTTTTAATTTATCGGCTTAGATTCACGGTTTATTTTTTGGGTCCGATACTTAGATTCATAGTTTCACACTCGTTGagttgaatttggaacttgatGTGCTACTGCAAGATTAGAATCTGCTTATTTCACATACTTATAGCTTATCTAAAAAGTTTTTCCCTTGGCATGTGTAGCTACAGGCCTACAGTTATAACCTTACCTTTCTAGTAACATGTAAGAATACTAAAATCTAGACTTCACAGAGCAGTTAAGTAGTATATAAATGAGCTCAGTGATACCTTGCTCCTATTTGGAACTATTATTGATCAATTGATTCAATTCCATTTGAGTCATTTGGCATGCCCTGGTAGCTTGTCTACTATTTCTTTAATCCAATCCATGGCCATTTTCTTCACTGTCATTTGGCTTCAGGGTTGTTTTTAGTCCTAGTTTCTCTGCCGTGTATGATGCAGTTTTCTGTTGATAACTGCTTACAAATTTCAGGTTATTTTTGGAATGTTTTTGTGTAGATTCAGAAGCTTGAACAAGTTGGCTGGAGCTAACTCGTGGAACTCAACCTGTAAGCTTGCCTGCTTGCTTAACTTGAACCTGACGAGCAAGGGAAGGCTTCTTAGGAATTATATGGAGAGCTTTTAATCTTACATTCCCAATATCTTCTGGGGGCTTGTATGAATCCGGGAATGTAACACAACTTCCCTCTTTAGTCGTATATATCTACCACCCACTTACATAACTGGGGAGATCCTACATGGTTGGCAGAGATGCATTCAGTAAATTCTTAACTTGTTACTAGTCTACATATGTTGTTCTTGTATCATTGAGGTATTAGACCTTTTTGTTTCCTGAATCAAAGGAAACACAATAAAAGTAGAAGAAGTTCAGTTGGCTGCCCCTCTCCCTCCATGCCGTGTTGAATGTTTTTATCACCTGCTGCTTCGTTAGTTATATTTATAGAACTATGAACATTTCGTTATTATCACTAAATTTTGCAATTACTTCAGTCAACCTTTTGAGTTTTGGATATCCTTTCTTAATGCTTTTAGGAAAATGTTTACAGAAGTGTGCCATCACAAGAAACTGAAGAAAGTGTTTGCCATGAATTCACTTCAAagattattttaaatatgGAAATATGATTCTGCTTAACCCTATTTGATATGTAATAACATGATAATGGTTACTTTGAAACACCTCTTATAGCTGAGTAATGTCAACGTTGCTCGCAGTTCAGTTGAATACGTGGTTACTTGTTATGATCTTTTCCTTGGACATGAAATTGATATAACTGAACCAATATGCACATCAATTGCAGATTGTGTTGAGATACTAGAGCTGGATTTCATCGGCAGAGTTGTGGCACCCTGGAATGGTGATAAGGTGCAGAATTACTGATATCTATGGTTGCATGTTGCGCCCCTAACTGTTCATAGTTTACATTAGGCTGCTACCCGAGATCATAATCGTTGTAGTGCTCGACAGATTGAGCTCTATTTGTTTCTCGTtgttgttggaaaaatggttaataaaccatttaaaactaaattttaattgattaattaaattaagttaaaattataatcaatcaaagatgaacatagatttgagttctccataatgagggctataagatcatatgtttgtttgtgtaatttgatttgtgggtgaataagaaattgtcactcaaaaaTGACTatttagaatgagggaaaaatgtttgtcccacattggaaaagagaagtgttgaaaagactttatttagaatccattgtgtggATTGTTAAGTGTGTAAGTCctcttataccctctcgcgtaCGCGCAGGGAGGGTGCAAATCTCAGGTCACAAAGGAaacccgtgcgacctgcggacatgCAACActgaattgagggtcggaacgctgattttttttgcatttccgaaaattcgttTTGGACGTTTCAAATTCTGTTCGAATTCTTCTCTTGTAACAACtatgttattgtgtgttatagaaaattataacagattgaaatcagtgctatgtaactcatatatgtaatgatcttttgatttctataacagctgttctctggtgatagaaagaggtacatTTCGAGTTTGTTGAGGGTTCTAATTAGTAGTGTGCAACTTcttagaattgtttagtcgttatatcctgggagacaagcgccgagcatccttgcaccggtagaggaggcgtaaacgtcttaaggacaatgTGGTATCACatacgtctcgactagttcttccatcaccaagcgttcggtattttggtcgAATTTctttttcgtgttcttcgttattagagttacatgtttggtttctgctttataattatttataattcagtttattaaattatatatgcaatatatcactgtaaTTTATAACAGTTGTAAACTCGAGGCTGAATTCAAGTTAATGAATAGACACTGAACGAACTTATTGGGTCTTGTAGTGATTGAATTGGTTTCTGATGATAATAACGTTCTTTGTTATATCATCATAGGCTTGTTACACTCGTTATTTTGAAATTGGTTGCCGTTGAATGGTCATTTTTAACTAGAGGAATGAGAAAAAGATGTGTCCCATGTTGTGATATCTGTCATGTACATTGCAGAGGATAGCTCATGCTCTGAAATTATTTTCCCTAACTCATTTACTTGGCACTTCCACAAAGCATTACGTCTTGTTCAAGTCGAATAATTACAGGTGAACTTCGAACAGGCACTGGAAAGCAACAATATTCAGTTGGATTAGGTGACTTTTGAGTTGGTTGTACTACTTATGCTGCAGTGAGGTTCCAGCTGAAATCTGGTAATCCATTTATCTCGAGAATTCATGCATGGGATATAAGTTTTTCCCCCTGGCAATACAAACCTGATGACTTTCTACAGAAGCTTAGGCAACATTTCCTTTGGAATGTGAGAAATTGATTCAATAATACATGGTAGGGGATTGGTTACAAATAAGAACTACGTTTATATGAACTAGTGATGTGATTCCCGCAAGTATACATGGTGGATGTAATATAGTATATGAAAGAGAGGGGTTGTCGTTCCCACGAGAATATTAGCTTAATTCAAAgtatgaaaacttaaattacTCACTATtaaaaacactaaaaacaaGAAACACACAGGAactaaaacaaacaaagcaACTCGAAATAAAATTGTTCTTAtgatttttgggttttgaaAGACTTTAATATAACAAGAAATAACTAGAGAACAAAATGTGGACCTTCCGTCACGGAGCTCTCAACTGAGTTAACAAATGTGAAAACACAATAAATCTAAAAATCAGAAGTGAttatatgatgatgatgaacctAGGGTGTCAGAATCAATCATAAGAAATCATATCTACGCTCTGATGTAATTAAttgattctttcttttctctaaaTGACAATTCTTGTATCTATGTCCTTCTCAGGTACTTTAGACTATAGTTTGTCTTAAGTGTATGATGCTCTCACTCTCGGGTAAATGTTGTATATCCTAGCTATGCAGTTTATCATTCTCAAGTATAAATTTAACATGCATGACTTATTACGATTTAGAAAACAAGAAAACTAAACAAATCATCATTCTCTCTCGAGTAACAATGTAATTCACCACACTTAATTACAAGAAGCTACATAAATTATATTGCATCTCTGCTTTAAATTTATCTTCGAATTATTATATGCAAAGTCCTAAGGTGATCAATCAAAGAATTTAAACATAAAACATACAATTCAAATAATGATCAAGCATTCATCTAAAAGAAATTAGAAACCCATCAATTAAACATCAAAGTTGTAAATCATCATGCTAGGTCCTAGCCCTAGAAAAGGAGTTTAGCTACTCATGTTCTTAGAAAACATAgcaaaaatacttaaaaacataaacaaactAAATGAATGAAGATGGAGGGACGTTGTTGTGGCAGCAGCCATTTGTCTCAGTTTGGTATGGAATGGTGCGGTTTGGGTGTCTTGTCAAAATCTTCTATATGCATCATTTCCTTCTTGCTTTAGGCTTTTGAGAAATCTGACTCCAATAAGGTAA encodes:
- the LOC126788713 gene encoding uncharacterized protein LOC126788713, which translates into the protein MGMATTSISLSPSTFPSVLKPHHYQVPRTQKPNSLPFPSQTNISTKKTLTFHHPHDKINQRSTPVWRTYAASVESVVASEAIPIETTEQIVATTSDDGVSVAISVLLFVAFVGLTILTIGVVYLGVTDFLQKRERESLEKEEEANKKKGGKKKRLRARAGPKGFGQKVEEFEFDADD
- the LOC126787764 gene encoding transcription factor PCL1-like, translated to MGEEVRMSQYEGGDEERVSEWESGLPTADDLTPLSQPLIPAELASAFSISPEPCRTAVDVNRASQKTVSTLRGSNSQAYSSNYKSFDENNNNRSDEPMVVEVEDTEEPYGGGEGSDSRKSRKVDSPEEADSALRIENSSGGGGEDPSGRAVKRPRLVWTPQLHKRFVEVVAHLGIKNAVPKTIMQLMNVEGLTRENVASHLQKYRLYLKRMQGLSNEGPSSSDPLFASTPVPQSLHESSGGGSAQGHAHGNGHMPISIPMPYPPPGAMMAMPSYMGMPGGYHGFESHPSYNMMQQHKYGGMVPYPPHVAPNEK